The following proteins come from a genomic window of Macaca thibetana thibetana isolate TM-01 chromosome 15, ASM2454274v1, whole genome shotgun sequence:
- the FUT7 gene encoding alpha-(1,3)-fucosyltransferase 7 isoform X2: MLPPELPGDTCTRYGITRCHLSANRSLLASADAVVFHHRELQTRRSHLPLAQRPQGQPWVWASMESPSHTHGLSRLRGIFNWVLSYRRDSDIFVPYGRLEPHSGPLPPLPTKSRVAAWVVSNFQERQLRARLYRQLAPHLRVDVFGRANGRPLCTSCLVPTVARYRFYLSFENSQHRDYITEKFWRNALVAGTVPVVLGPPRATYEAFAPADAFVHVDDFGSAQELAAFLTGMNESRYRRFFAWRDRLRVRLFTDWRERFCAICDRYPHLPRNQVYEDLEGWFQA; this comes from the exons ATGCTG CCCCCAGAGCTGCCGGGCGACACCTGCACCCGCTACGGCATCACCCGCTGCCACCTGAGTGCCAACCGAAGCCTGCTGGCCAGCGCCGACGCCGTGGTCTTCCACCACCGCGAGCTGCAGACCCGGCGGTCCCACCTGCCCCTGGCCCAGCGGCCACAAGGACAGCCCTGGGTGTGGGCCTCCATGGAGTCACCTAGCCACACCCACGGCCTCAGCCGCCTCCGAGGCATCTTCAACTGGGTGCTGAGCTACCGGCGTGACTCGGACATCTTTGTGCCCTATGGCCGCCTGGAGCCCCACTCGGGGCCCTTGCCACCACTGCCAACCAAGAGCAGGGTGGCCGCCTGGGTGGTCAGCAACTTCCAGGAGCGGCAGCTGCGTGCCAGGCTGTACCGGCAGCTGGCGCCTCACCTGCGGGTGGACGTCTTTGGCCGTGCCAATGGACGGCCGCTGTGCACCAGCTGCCTGGTGCCCACCGTGGCCCGGTACCGCTTCTACCTGTCCTTTGAGAACTCTCAGCACCGTGACTACATTACAGAGAAATTCTGGCGCAACGCACTTGTGGCTGGCACTGTGCCGGTGGTGCTGGGGCCCCCACGGGCCACCTACGAGGCCTTCGCACCGGCCGACGCCTTCGTACATGTGGATGACTTTGGCTCAGCCCAAGAGCTGGCGGCTTTCCTCACCGGCATGAATGAGAGCCGATACCGACGCTTCTTTGCCTGGCGTGACAGGCTGCGCGTGCGACTCTTCACCGACTGGCGGGAGCGCTTCTGTGCCATCTGTGACCGCTACCCGCACCTGCCCCGCAACCAGGTCTATGAGGACCTTGAGGGATGGTTTCAGGCCTGA
- the FUT7 gene encoding alpha-(1,3)-fucosyltransferase 7 isoform X1: protein MNNAGHGPTRRLRGLGGLAGVALLAAFWLLWLLGSAPRGTPAPQPTITILVWHWPFTDQPPELPGDTCTRYGITRCHLSANRSLLASADAVVFHHRELQTRRSHLPLAQRPQGQPWVWASMESPSHTHGLSRLRGIFNWVLSYRRDSDIFVPYGRLEPHSGPLPPLPTKSRVAAWVVSNFQERQLRARLYRQLAPHLRVDVFGRANGRPLCTSCLVPTVARYRFYLSFENSQHRDYITEKFWRNALVAGTVPVVLGPPRATYEAFAPADAFVHVDDFGSAQELAAFLTGMNESRYRRFFAWRDRLRVRLFTDWRERFCAICDRYPHLPRNQVYEDLEGWFQA, encoded by the exons ATGAATAATGCTG GGCACGGCCCCACCCGGAGGCTGCGGGGCTTGGGGGGCCTGGCCGGGGTGGCTCTGCTCGCTGCCTTCTGGCTCCTGTGGCTGCTGGGGTCAGCCCCTCGGGGTACCCCGGCACCCCAGCCCACAATCACCATCCTTGTCTGGCACTGGCCCTTCACTGACCAGCCCCCAGAGCTGCCGGGCGACACCTGCACCCGCTACGGCATCACCCGCTGCCACCTGAGTGCCAACCGAAGCCTGCTGGCCAGCGCCGACGCCGTGGTCTTCCACCACCGCGAGCTGCAGACCCGGCGGTCCCACCTGCCCCTGGCCCAGCGGCCACAAGGACAGCCCTGGGTGTGGGCCTCCATGGAGTCACCTAGCCACACCCACGGCCTCAGCCGCCTCCGAGGCATCTTCAACTGGGTGCTGAGCTACCGGCGTGACTCGGACATCTTTGTGCCCTATGGCCGCCTGGAGCCCCACTCGGGGCCCTTGCCACCACTGCCAACCAAGAGCAGGGTGGCCGCCTGGGTGGTCAGCAACTTCCAGGAGCGGCAGCTGCGTGCCAGGCTGTACCGGCAGCTGGCGCCTCACCTGCGGGTGGACGTCTTTGGCCGTGCCAATGGACGGCCGCTGTGCACCAGCTGCCTGGTGCCCACCGTGGCCCGGTACCGCTTCTACCTGTCCTTTGAGAACTCTCAGCACCGTGACTACATTACAGAGAAATTCTGGCGCAACGCACTTGTGGCTGGCACTGTGCCGGTGGTGCTGGGGCCCCCACGGGCCACCTACGAGGCCTTCGCACCGGCCGACGCCTTCGTACATGTGGATGACTTTGGCTCAGCCCAAGAGCTGGCGGCTTTCCTCACCGGCATGAATGAGAGCCGATACCGACGCTTCTTTGCCTGGCGTGACAGGCTGCGCGTGCGACTCTTCACCGACTGGCGGGAGCGCTTCTGTGCCATCTGTGACCGCTACCCGCACCTGCCCCGCAACCAGGTCTATGAGGACCTTGAGGGATGGTTTCAGGCCTGA